The Thermotoga neapolitana DSM 4359 sequence TGAGACTGGATTCGACGAGGCTTCCTTCGATGGTTTTCAAAAGAAGGCCGTCTCTTTTCTCGACAAAATAAGACGTCCCATTCGGTACTCTGAACAAAGCCTCCAGAACACAATCTTCCGCTTCGAAGTAGAGAGGAACGGTCACTTTTCGAAAGTCGAATTTCACGTTCAGAACGCAGTCTTTCACTTCTACGCGCGTGAACCTGTTTTCTTCGAACTCACCCTTCACCGTGAAAGCCCCTTCTTCGAAAGAAAGTTCGAACGTGTCCTCTGGTACTTCGATCTCCACCGTCTTTGGACCAAATCTTTTCCAGGGAGAGCCTTCCACGACCAGATTCGATCCTGATTTCGACACCTCCACCCCGTAGGACGTGGACACTCTGAACTTCTCACCCTCGGAGAACCTAACCGTGAATCCTCCGTTTCTGAACGAGATTTTCTCCACACCCGTGAACACCTGAGACCTTTCAGTCACCGAAGAAGATTCATAGGGCCACACAAGAAGCAGTACCAGAAAGGCAGTGAACACTCCAACACTAAGAAAATACAGCCATCTTTTTTTCAGGCCAAGATAGAGAAAATAAACCCCGGCGGTTATCAAAAGCATGGGCCAGAACAGGCTCAGGTTTTGAAATATCCTTGCAAAAAACGAAAAGGTGAGAAAATCCAGGAACGTAGTCAAAAGGAGAAGAACACCGATGAAGACAAGAAATATACCGAATATCACCCTCATTTTTCATTCCTCCTCAAAAGAAGAAGAACACCAAATATCAGCAGCAAAACGGCTAGGACCACCTTCCAGGATACACTGAACAGAAAGGGAACGAACGCTGAAACAAGAAGAACTACTCCAAGGAAAACGAGTAAACCTCCAAGAAGAACCTTCAACCCTTCCGTGTTTTGAGATGGTTCGGCCTCCTCTCCATCTTTTTCCTCCGGCATGATCAGCCATGCGACAATGTAGAGCAAAAGGCCAGCACCCCAGGCGAGTGTGATGAGTACCCAGATGAGCCTCACAAGTGT is a genomic window containing:
- a CDS encoding LiaF transmembrane domain-containing protein, whose product is MRVIFGIFLVFIGVLLLLTTFLDFLTFSFFARIFQNLSLFWPMLLITAGVYFLYLGLKKRWLYFLSVGVFTAFLVLLLVWPYESSSVTERSQVFTGVEKISFRNGGFTVRFSEGEKFRVSTSYGVEVSKSGSNLVVEGSPWKRFGPKTVEIEVPEDTFELSFEEGAFTVKGEFEENRFTRVEVKDCVLNVKFDFRKVTVPLYFEAEDCVLEALFRVPNGTSYFVEKRDGLLLKTIEGSLVESSLNPRLFFNLKDGVFRIHLEGGV
- a CDS encoding PspC domain-containing protein encodes the protein MNQLKRSKKNRIIAGVCGGIAEYFGVDPTLVRLIWVLITLAWGAGLLLYIVAWLIMPEEKDGEEAEPSQNTEGLKVLLGGLLVFLGVVLLVSAFVPFLFSVSWKVVLAVLLLIFGVLLLLRRNEK